Proteins found in one Miscanthus floridulus cultivar M001 chromosome 4, ASM1932011v1, whole genome shotgun sequence genomic segment:
- the LOC136548220 gene encoding uncharacterized protein, producing MWQMLGVKKTVKEAWAVVKSMRVGAERVKEANAQRLLREFKNIAFKDGETVDEFAMRINALAVDLRTSGESIEEIRVVKKMLCVLPQRYTQIAISIETLLDLKSLTIEDFIGRLKMVEDRFGVEAVTDKAGKLLLTEEDWATRNCHRLLPKSSSSTGSERRSGCQRATVVANMVTAARRKNMPPRFTSEGTPRWKGRCRNCGIYGHWKEDCKRPSRKERKEEAHHA from the coding sequence ATGTGGCAGATGTTGGGGGTgaagaaaaccgtcaaggaggcATGGGCGGTGGTGAAAAGCATGCGCGTTGGAGCTGAACGCGTGAAGGAGGCCAACGCCCAACGGCTGCTCCGAGAGTTCAAGAACATTGCGTTCAAGGACGGTGAGACGGTGGATGAGTTCGCCATGCGCATCAACGCGCTAGCTGTGGATCTGCGCACATCTGGTGAGAGCATTGAGGAGATCCGGGTGGTGAAGAAGATGTTGTGTGTGCTACCCCAACGCTACACGCAGATCGCGATCTCAATCGAGACCTTACTTGATCTAAAATCGCTAACAATTGAAGACTTCATCGGCAGACTCAAGATGGTCGAGGACCGGTTCGGGGTTGAGGCCGTCACAGACAAGGCCGGCAAACTCCTATTGACTGAGGAGGATTGGGCAACGAGGAATTGTCATCGCCTCCTGCCGAAGTCCTCGTCGTCGACTGGGAGTGAGAGGAGGTCTGGATGCCAAAGGGCGACGGTGGTGGCGAACATGGTGACCGCGGCGAGAAGAAAGAACATGCCCCCTAGGTTCACGTCTGAGGGCACTCCGAGGTGGAAAGGGCGGTGTAGGAACTGTGGCATCTATGGCCACTGGAAGGAAGACTGCAAGCGGCCGTCGAGAAAGGAACGCAAGGAGGAGGCTCATCACGCGTAG